The genomic interval CTATGCCCCCTCCATTGGATTCCCCTACCCCCTGAGCGAGGCACCTTGGTCCACCGGTGGCGACCCCCCGATCCCTTACCTGACCCCCTATGCGCCCCTTAGCAATGGAGACCACCACTTCATGCATGACACCGTTTTTGGCCAACCTGGGGGACTTGGCAGCAGCATCTACCCACATAGATTTAACTTTTTCCCTGAGAACCCAGCCTTCTCCACCTGGGGTACCAGTGGGTCTCAAGGCCAGCAGACTCAGAGTTCAGCCTATGGGGGCAGCTACAGCTACCCTCCCAGCTCCCTGGGGGGCACACTAGTCCCTGATGGTCAGACAGGGTTCCACAGTGACACTCTGAGCAAGGCACCAGGCATGAACAGCCTGGAGCAGGGGATGCTGGGGCTGAAGATAGGTGGGGATGTGTCGGGCAATGGCTCAGGCGTGAAGAGTGTGGGCTCTGTGATCGGCGGTGGTGCTGTGGCTCAGGCTGTTTCTACAGGCAATGGTGGAACACCAATTGGCATGCCCCCTCCTAAGCCCACGTCCTGGGCTGCTATCGCCAGCAAACCAGCCAAGCCACAGCAGCTGAAGGCCAAGCCAGGCATGCCCATGGGGGGAGCCCTGCCACCACCACCCATCAAACACAATATGGACATTGGGACATGGGATAACAAGGGGTCTATAAGCAAAGTGGCCCCTCCACTgtcccaccaccaccagcagcagcTCCACTCTCATGGCCATGCCCACCTCCCCCACGGGCTACCCCCTCCCCCTCAGCAGTCTGTTCAATCTGCCCAGTCCCTTGTGCAGCAGATGACCATGGGCCCGCCCCCCCCACAGTCATACCAGAACCACAACTCAGCCCCACCCCCTCAGACCCGCTGGGTTGCTCCACGCAACCGTAACCCGGGCTACGGTGGGGGCAGCATGGACAGCAGCGGTTCCTCTAGTGGTGGGGGTGGAGGTGTGCCTCCAGGTTCTGGCCCAGGTCTAGAGAACCACCCTGTTCTGGAGAATCTGCGGGCTGCCCACAGCTACAACCCTAAGGAGTTTGACTGGAACCTGAAGAATGGCCGCGTGTTCATCATCAAGAGTTACTCTGAGGACGACATCCACCGTTCCATCAAGTACTCCATCTGGTGCAGCACAGAGCATGGTAACAAGCGTCTGGACTCAGCCTTCCGTGCCATCAATGCCAAAGGCCCTGTCTATTTGCTGTTCAGCGTCAATGGCAGCGGCCACTTCTGTGGCGTGGCAGAGATGCTCTCGCCCGTGGACTACGGCACCAGTGCTGGCGTTTGGGCGCAGGACAAGTGGAAAGGCAAGTTTGACGTGGACTGGCTGTTTGTGAAAGACGTGCCTAATAGCCAGCTGAGGCACATCAGGCTGGAAAACAACGACAACAAGCCGGTGACCAACTCTAGGGACACTCAAGAGGTCCCTCTGGAGAAGGCTAAGCAGGTGCTCAAGATCATCGCAACTTACAAACACACCACCTCCATCTTTGATGACTTCTCCCACTatgagaagagacaggaagaagaggaggttgTCAGAAAGGTAATCATAATTACTGTCTCTTGTTGATCACAAAGATCCTAAACTAACTGATCACAGATAGGTTTCATCCATTTTTGTAAAgaccccaaaaaatgtattcagAACCatgacctttttccacattttgttacagtacagccttattctaaaattgatacgtttatttactcatcaatctacacactacctcataatgacaaagcaaaacatttaattttagcaaatgtataaaaataacaaaaaattaaatatcacatttacaaaagtattcacaccctttactcagtactttgttgaagcaccttttggtagtgattacagtctcaagtcttgggtatgatgctacaagcttggcacatctgtatttggggagtttttcctattGTTCAcaacagatcctctcaagctctgtcaggttgggtggggagcatcgctgcacagctattttcagggctctccagggattgggttcaagtctgggctctggctgggccactcaaggacattcagtgacttgtctcgaagccactcctgcattgtcttggctgtgtgcttagggttgttgtattgttggaaggtgaacctttgccccagtctgaggtcctgaggtctctggagcaggttttcatcaaggatctctctgtacttcccagttgctgaaaaacatccccacaacatgatgctgtcaccaccatgcttcactgaagggatggtgccaggtttccttcagatgtgGTGCTTGGCAATTAGGGTGacgagttcaatcttgtttctcattgtcttaggtgccttttggcaatctccaagcggctgtcatgtgccttttactcaggagtggcttccgtctggccactctactatcaaggcctgattggtggagtgctgcagagatggttgtccttctggaaggttctcccatctccacagaggaactctggagctctgtcagagtgaccatctggttattggtcacctccctggccaaagcccttctaccccgattgctcagtttggtcgggcgcCCAGTTCTAGGACGAGTCTTGGTGGTTGCAAACTTTTaccatttaagattgatggaagccactgtgttcttggagaccttcaatgttgcagaaatgttttggtaccatcCCTAGATGTgcctccacacaatcctgtctcggacctctacggacaattcctttgacctcttggcttggtttttgctctgacatgcactgtcaactgtgggacctttttttttatatagacaggtttgtgccttgccaaatcatgtccaatcaatttaatttaccacaggtggactccaatcaagttgtagaaacatctcaaggatgatcaatggaaacaggatgcacctgagctcaatttcaagtctcatagcaaagggtctgaatacttttgtaagtaAGGTatgtataaaaatatatacacactaccgttcaaaaatttggggtcacttaatGTCATTGTTATTGTAAGAAAAGCAACAAAAATTGGCCATTAAAATAACCTAaaatgggcctcccgggtggcgcagtggttaagggcgctctactgcgccagctgtgccaccagagactctgggttcgtgcccaggctctgtcgtaaccacaATTGGCCTAgaagcacaattggcctagcgtcatctgggttagggaggggttggccggtagggatatccttgtctcatcgcgcaccagcgactcctgtggcgggctgggtgcagtgcgcgctaaccaaggttgtcaggtgcacagtgtttcctctgacacattggtgcggctggcttccgggttggatgcgcactgtgttaagaagcagtgcggcttggttgggttgtgtatcggaggacgcgtgactttcaacctttgtctctcgcgagaccgtacgggagttgtagcgacgagacaagatagtagctactaaacaattggatactgcgaaattggggagaaaacggggtaaaatgtaaaaataataattaaataaatagataacatcaaattgatcagaaatacagtgtagacatggttaatgttgtaaatgactattgtagctggaaacggcagatttttttatttattccaaaggaacgttgtgttagctaatccaagtttataattttaaaagccATTGATCATTGGAAAACCCTttagcaattatgttagcacagcagaaaactgttgttctgatttaatgAAGCAagagtatctggagcgtcagcatttgtgggttcgatgacaggctcaaaatggccaaaacCAAAGAGTTTCTGAAGCTCGTaggtctattcttgttctgagaaattaacgctattccatgcgagaaattgccaagaaactgaagatctcgtacaacgctgtgtaataCTGCCTTCACAGAatagcgcaaactgtctctaaccagaatagaaagaggagtgggaggccccggtgcacaactgaacaagaggacaagtacattagtgtctagtttgagaaacagacgcctcacaagttctcaactggcagcttcattaaatagtacctgcaaacaccagtctcaacgtcaacagtgaagaggcgactctgggatgctggccttctaggcagactggccaataaaaaaaaaaagattaagatgggtaaaagaacacacactggacagaggaactctgcctagaaggccagcatcccggagttgcctcttcattgttgacattgaggctggtgttttgcaggtactatttcatgaagctgccagttgaaggcttgtgaggcatctgtttctgaggcatctgtttcttaaACGAGACACtcaacttttgaatggtagtgtatattcaACTTTTCTTTTAaactttgctttgtcattatggggtattctatGTTgattgaggaaaatgttttatttaattttagaataaggctgtaacaaaatgtggaaaaagggaaggggtctgaatactttccaagtgcAGTGTATATCTCCTTTTTACATAgggatgatttaaaaaaaatattgggaCAACCTGAGTTTTGTATTACTTGATTTGTCCCATCACAGACCAAATGTCTACCGTTTTGTATTTGTttgctgtttttgttttgtggAGGAGGTGTAACCATCCCCAAATGCCTCCTTCTTTCAACAGACCTATGAGCCAGCTCCAATACAGAGAGGGTCTCGACTTGATCAGGTAAATAACCTTTTCTGAGTGTTTCACCTTTTATTCGGCTTCTGCCCATCAAGACATTGTTCCCTATGTCTCTAAGGAAATAATAAACCATTGTAGGGGGGTGGAAGATTTTATTCAGTGAAGTTTTTCTAATGGTAACACTTTTGTTATTTCTTCCCCTCCCCACCCAAGGAACGCCAAAACCGAAGTAAACCACAATAGAGGAATGCTCCTTATAGCTTGATCAATGGTTATACTTGGATGGACATAATGGAATTTAGATGATGAGAAAAGAGGACATAAAGAAATTGTCAACTCCTATTTATTTTGGCCCACATCAAACTTTGAGCCACACTGCTTCTGGTCCGGTTCCCAGTCTCTAAGTCGTGCGCAGGGATGAAGTCAGTTTCCATTAATCAAATTGCTTCATCCttatttgttttctttatttctgtatttttagCCTGGCAGGTCTTTATTTGCTATACTCCCACACTCACATCCTTAACTGAGTAACAAATATCTGCACTTCTTTAACAAAATCTAACATGCTGCTGATATTCAGTGACTGTTCAACTTGTGGTGGTGTGAGTGTTGGAGAAATGTTAAGTGCTTGTATTGGTTGTTCTGATTTTAGGAAGAGTGAATGCGACAATTAACTGAATCTTGACAAATGTTTGATAACTGTACTTGGCCAGTTTTATTTTGCATAATCAAAATAAACTGTTCTGTTATGCCCTTCTTGTCCATGTGAGGGTGGTCTTGTGGCTTGGTAGAAGATGTGAAAAGCTTCTGCAAATGATGCATATAATGGATAATGTGAAAGGCTGTGACATTAGAACattttaatgtttaaaaaaaaaagaaatattttttaaatttaggTATCACTTGGCTTAACACTGTTGTGACAACAATTTGTTGAAGAAGAGATACAatatgttttttcttttttttttcatttgttttttttcAGTGGAGCCTTAACACTTTCTGACAACAGTGTCAATGAAACTCTATTTGCTGTACTGTAACTCAAGTGTGTCAGCAAAAAGATTCAGGGGAAAGATGTCTAGAACATCCGCTCTCAAAGGAGGtccctttcttttttttcttgatGGGTTGGAAATGTAAACTGTCTTGAGTTCAAGTTCTTAGCCGGACAATACTATTGTTGTCTTCTTCGTTATTTTAAATCATAGTTGTtacttttctctgttccccatcattccAACAACGGGGTCAATGAAACTAAGTCATTTTGGGGACAAATGTAGCATGTACTGCTTTTAAAATCAAGATAGCCATGTCACTCTGTTTCTTATCCTTGTCCTTTTCTTAACAGATTTAAAGCATTGATATAACCCTTCCACTTCATCCTCAGAAATGTTAAGCTTTAATGTACTGGCAATGCTAACTGAGAACGCCTCAAATATGTAATCTTAAAATTAATTTGACTGATTTAATGTCAAGTGTATGAAAACCCAGAGAATAGTATATATGGTATCTGTGTGTGATTTATTTTATTCCGGGACCTGCTTGCTGTACTGTGTATGTCTGTATGCGAAAGACAGAGGGGAGTGTGATTTATTGAGGGAATCAGATGTATGTAATGGTATTGGAAATTATTCATTCATGAGAATATATAAAAATTTAAGAAAGCAAATGTTTAAGTCACCCCTGAATTTAATATGCGTTGTATCAAAGGTCACTATCACATTCTTAGATTTGATCATGGTCATTATTAAAGGTATACTATCTATTGTAAGTGTTTTTGGTTTGTTCTATTGTGAGTGAAAAGTAGCTATGTCTGCATCTACAGCAGCCTCAATAATGTttgccacctagctaacattagccataACAAATTGGAAtccgtaacatatcatacgttttgcaaaatctatcatacaaaatggattaGGGACATCCACAAAGTAATAC from Oncorhynchus keta strain PuntledgeMale-10-30-2019 chromosome 27, Oket_V2, whole genome shotgun sequence carries:
- the LOC118359907 gene encoding YTH domain-containing family protein 1-like is translated as MSATSIDPQNSKGQDAKVFPVSVQNGSLHQKETVHDNDFEPYLTGQSNQNNSYQSMTDPYLSSYYAPSIGFPYPLSEAPWSTGGDPPIPYLTPYAPLSNGDHHFMHDTVFGQPGGLGSSIYPHRFNFFPENPAFSTWGTSGSQGQQTQSSAYGGSYSYPPSSLGGTLVPDGQTGFHSDTLSKAPGMNSLEQGMLGLKIGGDVSGNGSGVKSVGSVIGGGAVAQAVSTGNGGTPIGMPPPKPTSWAAIASKPAKPQQLKAKPGMPMGGALPPPPIKHNMDIGTWDNKGSISKVAPPLSHHHQQQLHSHGHAHLPHGLPPPPQQSVQSAQSLVQQMTMGPPPPQSYQNHNSAPPPQTRWVAPRNRNPGYGGGSMDSSGSSSGGGGGVPPGSGPGLENHPVLENLRAAHSYNPKEFDWNLKNGRVFIIKSYSEDDIHRSIKYSIWCSTEHGNKRLDSAFRAINAKGPVYLLFSVNGSGHFCGVAEMLSPVDYGTSAGVWAQDKWKGKFDVDWLFVKDVPNSQLRHIRLENNDNKPVTNSRDTQEVPLEKAKQVLKIIATYKHTTSIFDDFSHYEKRQEEEEVVRKTYEPAPIQRGSRLDQERQNRSKPQ